A genome region from Thermomonospora amylolytica includes the following:
- a CDS encoding DUF6301 family protein has protein sequence MARVAGLRYYLYDDYVPVFLIDVDDGGLEAWVYDGESGGIRSSLGHVRVMFDPYTPSDQLTREEFIQEVEALRGEAVVRGHLKWEGPVVPLYETIQELLDRGSLNAEEKALVQTLRRRTHELFEAELRERGGLGLPEVGDPMPVDPWLSEPISPDWRALPDDLVGEFARRLAGLGAALRDRDVAAVAAVLGRPIAEDGGSRWRLDSGLPLTKGNVWIEDRDGYLTVDVPLTDGGNESRPAFSRFLFREFKRAAEVVQAVYDRRYRETGGRWPERSWEVDGVGIFLRRGATCVHLLAMPQEQAAERFEQVIRESMAE, from the coding sequence ATGGCACGTGTAGCGGGGCTGAGGTACTACCTCTACGACGACTATGTGCCGGTGTTCCTGATCGACGTTGATGACGGCGGTCTGGAGGCGTGGGTGTACGACGGTGAGAGCGGCGGGATCCGGTCGAGTCTCGGTCACGTCAGGGTGATGTTCGATCCGTACACCCCGTCGGATCAGTTGACGCGTGAGGAGTTCATCCAGGAGGTCGAGGCGCTCCGCGGGGAGGCGGTGGTGCGAGGCCACCTGAAGTGGGAGGGGCCGGTGGTCCCGCTGTACGAGACGATCCAGGAGCTCCTCGACCGGGGGAGCCTCAACGCCGAGGAGAAGGCGCTCGTGCAGACCCTCCGTAGGCGAACCCACGAGCTGTTCGAGGCCGAGTTGCGGGAGCGTGGTGGTCTGGGGTTGCCGGAGGTGGGCGACCCCATGCCGGTGGACCCCTGGCTCAGTGAGCCGATTTCGCCTGATTGGCGGGCGCTTCCGGACGATCTGGTGGGCGAGTTCGCCCGTCGTCTGGCCGGGCTGGGTGCCGCGCTGCGGGACCGTGACGTGGCGGCGGTCGCGGCGGTCCTGGGGCGGCCCATTGCCGAGGATGGCGGGAGCCGGTGGCGTCTGGATTCGGGGCTGCCGCTGACCAAGGGGAACGTCTGGATCGAGGACCGTGACGGGTATCTGACCGTGGACGTCCCGCTCACCGACGGCGGCAACGAGTCGCGTCCGGCGTTCTCCCGGTTTTTGTTCCGGGAGTTCAAGCGGGCCGCGGAGGTCGTCCAGGCGGTCTATGACCGGCGCTATCGGGAGACCGGCGGCCGCTGGCCCGAGCGCAGCTGGGAGGTGGACGGCGTCGGGATCTTCCTCCGCCGCGGCGCCACCTGCGTGCACCTGCTGGCGATGCCGCAGGAACAGGCCGCAGAGCGCTTCGAGCAGGTCATCCGAGAATCGATGGCGGAGTGA
- a CDS encoding DUF6406 domain-containing protein codes for MEVREIVLQRTRQRRTGIGRFAVFHVCNPPDGTGPRVRLMVVTDEARFYDLRLGETFPVGTRTWRLDRVENATGPDWAVILVRAGD; via the coding sequence TTGGAAGTCCGGGAAATAGTTCTCCAGCGCACTCGGCAACGCAGGACCGGTATCGGAAGATTCGCCGTCTTCCATGTCTGTAATCCCCCGGACGGCACCGGGCCGCGGGTGCGTCTCATGGTCGTCACCGACGAGGCGCGCTTCTATGATCTGCGCCTCGGGGAAACATTTCCCGTCGGAACGCGGACCTGGCGGCTGGACCGGGTGGAGAACGCGACCGGCCCTGACTGGGCCGTGATCCTGGTGAGAGCCGGTGACTGA
- a CDS encoding glycohydrolase toxin TNT-related protein (This protein contains a domain related to Tuberculosis Necrotizing Toxin, which is the C-terminal effector domain of outer membrane channel protein CpnT, and which has a lethal NAD+-glycohydrolase activity.), translating into MPRGPAARRRLLPQHPRGLRTARPDTAAGARAAARDRGRRVAGPAGGHRVDAYGGTDQVMVYAPGTPFSMRGHWGSPEYHPHHVYRVQRPLRVYPGFWFATGTQPTVEEGFDTPQGESMGFYLVDSIADLVRSGVLAEMHPLGKGRWRGEWR; encoded by the coding sequence GTGCCCCGTGGGCCCGCCGCCCGCCGAAGGCTCCTTCCTCAGCACCCACGAGGTCTTCGAACGGCTCGTCCGGACACTGCTGCCGGAGCCCGTGCAGCGGCCCGGGACCGCGGACGACGGGTCGCTGGTCCTGCCGGAGGGCACCGGGTCGACGCCTACGGCGGCACCGACCAGGTCATGGTGTACGCGCCGGGAACGCCGTTCAGCATGCGCGGGCACTGGGGCTCGCCCGAGTATCACCCTCATCACGTCTATCGGGTGCAGCGTCCTCTGCGGGTCTATCCGGGTTTCTGGTTCGCGACGGGCACCCAGCCGACCGTCGAGGAGGGCTTCGACACGCCGCAGGGCGAGAGCATGGGCTTCTACCTGGTCGACTCGATCGCCGATCTGGTGAGGTCCGGCGTGCTGGCCGAGATGCATCCGCTGGGCAAGGGGAGGTGGCGGGGCGAATGGCGCTGA
- a CDS encoding TNT domain-containing protein encodes MALTHEEQRDRLDDLATLLIHLMPGGWEEAELRYFAWGDHRQATLDGTMVDARRLRYPIYAAGELLPRSGAFELLDRLRADMYRPEDGAWVSLYFRVRSGHGRQRWRVRVRYLDDLGWQSRPPAAEIAAELARYPRPDDLVPEWARYACMLHEAAESFDPRTVLAAPQSEQRLLEQLGRDDPQLFVQARAILRDYAHEAAERLLIGRLAPGAWSLVRAEPAWLAVRYDDGGEHHVVPFGDARSALAHAMGGLLAEAGTEVNTEVLSAGRLIARNVDHMKGWSAWRFGDNYGHLHVATRHSPRPPASQAEGDSYIALEQFNNRPYEYFVCQPGPPPETGAYASVRQIFEAVARHRLPRPREIEEPPSEPRLETIPVGTEVDSYGDHDTPFVYRIGTPFTRRDLRGGRRHDDYHAYHVYRVVRPLQAYLYVIEPWPFHPGEDDPAEEWGGWYLDETIEELIRTGYLVEITGPGGEPIEPIESTGRRTDENEGTDQ; translated from the coding sequence ATGGCGCTGACGCACGAGGAACAGCGCGACCGGCTCGACGACCTGGCCACGCTGCTGATCCACCTGATGCCCGGCGGCTGGGAGGAGGCGGAGCTGCGCTACTTCGCCTGGGGAGACCACCGTCAGGCGACGCTGGACGGGACGATGGTGGACGCCCGGCGGCTCCGCTACCCCATCTACGCCGCCGGTGAGCTCCTGCCCCGCTCCGGGGCGTTCGAACTGCTGGACCGGCTGCGGGCGGACATGTACCGGCCCGAGGACGGCGCCTGGGTGAGCCTGTACTTCCGGGTGAGGTCGGGGCACGGCCGGCAGCGGTGGCGTGTCCGCGTCAGGTACCTCGACGACCTCGGCTGGCAGTCCCGGCCCCCGGCGGCCGAGATCGCCGCCGAGCTCGCCAGATATCCGCGGCCGGACGACCTCGTGCCCGAATGGGCCAGGTATGCGTGCATGCTGCACGAGGCGGCGGAGTCGTTCGACCCCCGCACCGTCCTGGCGGCGCCGCAGAGCGAACAGCGGCTCCTCGAGCAACTGGGCCGGGACGACCCGCAGCTGTTCGTACAGGCGCGCGCCATACTGCGCGACTACGCGCACGAGGCGGCGGAGCGTCTGCTGATCGGCCGGCTGGCGCCCGGCGCCTGGTCGCTGGTGCGGGCTGAGCCGGCCTGGCTGGCGGTGCGCTACGACGACGGGGGAGAGCACCATGTGGTCCCGTTCGGCGACGCGAGGTCCGCACTCGCGCACGCGATGGGCGGGCTGCTCGCCGAGGCCGGCACCGAGGTGAACACCGAGGTGCTCAGTGCCGGACGCCTCATAGCCCGGAACGTGGATCACATGAAGGGCTGGTCGGCCTGGCGGTTCGGCGACAACTACGGCCATCTGCACGTCGCCACGAGGCACTCGCCCAGGCCGCCCGCATCCCAGGCCGAGGGCGACTCCTACATCGCTCTGGAGCAGTTCAACAACAGGCCCTACGAGTACTTCGTCTGCCAGCCGGGACCGCCGCCCGAGACCGGCGCCTATGCCAGTGTCCGGCAGATCTTCGAAGCGGTCGCCAGGCACCGCCTGCCTCGGCCGCGTGAGATCGAGGAACCACCCTCGGAGCCGCGGCTGGAGACGATTCCGGTGGGCACCGAGGTCGACTCCTACGGCGACCACGACACGCCCTTCGTCTACCGCATCGGGACCCCGTTCACCCGGCGCGATCTGCGGGGCGGACGGCGGCACGACGACTACCACGCCTACCACGTGTACCGGGTGGTGCGGCCGTTGCAGGCATACCTGTACGTCATCGAGCCCTGGCCGTTCCATCCCGGCGAGGACGACCCGGCGGAGGAATGGGGCGGCTGGTATCTGGATGAGACGATCGAGGAGCTGATCCGCACCGGGTATCTGGTCGAGATCACCGGGCCGGGCGGCGAGCCCATCGAGCCCATCGAGTCCACCGGACGACGGACCGACGAGAACGAAGGGACCGACCAGTGA